In Bosea vestrisii, the following are encoded in one genomic region:
- a CDS encoding LysR family transcriptional regulator, with the protein MFPNVSMVQLRCFAGVVEHGGFTAAADRLCLSQSAVSQAVAGLERALEAKLLLRGRDTLALTVTGEKALAEARAALAAVSRLASCAGQAEALNGVVRIGVVQSAAIRLLPAWLRRLRAEHPRVTVTLYEGTDPEVTGWVQAGIVEIGITSRTHPDLAARPVYSDDYLAVLPANHPLASRSTVSLKALDGQRMLLSGGGCETLIQELLAAAASHPEIVCLVRDNATLLGMVREGLGLTIMPELAVDDADGIATLRLEPALRRTLHAVTLPTDALAPAALALLRLIETSPPGPSPAPTRGARRSRRAARD; encoded by the coding sequence ATGTTTCCTAATGTCAGCATGGTTCAATTGCGCTGCTTCGCCGGCGTGGTGGAGCATGGCGGCTTTACGGCAGCGGCGGACCGGCTCTGTCTCTCGCAATCTGCCGTCAGCCAGGCGGTTGCCGGGCTGGAGCGGGCGCTCGAAGCGAAGCTGCTACTGCGCGGCCGGGACACCCTGGCGCTGACGGTCACCGGCGAAAAGGCCCTCGCCGAGGCGCGGGCGGCGCTCGCCGCGGTCTCGCGGCTGGCGAGCTGTGCCGGCCAGGCCGAGGCATTGAATGGCGTCGTGCGGATAGGTGTCGTCCAGAGCGCCGCCATCAGACTGCTGCCCGCCTGGCTGCGGCGCCTGCGCGCCGAGCATCCGCGCGTCACCGTGACACTTTATGAGGGAACCGATCCCGAGGTGACCGGCTGGGTCCAGGCCGGCATCGTCGAGATCGGCATTACCAGCCGGACCCACCCCGATCTCGCCGCTCGGCCGGTCTATTCAGACGATTATCTCGCCGTTCTGCCGGCGAACCACCCGCTGGCGTCGCGCAGCACCGTCTCGCTGAAGGCGCTCGACGGGCAACGCATGCTGCTTTCAGGCGGCGGCTGCGAGACGCTGATTCAGGAATTGCTGGCGGCCGCGGCGAGCCATCCGGAGATCGTCTGCCTGGTCCGCGACAACGCCACCTTGCTCGGCATGGTGCGCGAGGGGCTCGGACTGACCATCATGCCTGAGCTCGCCGTCGACGATGCGGATGGGATCGCGACCTTGCGCCTCGAACCCGCGCTACGCCGCACGCTGCATGCCGTGACCTTGCCGACGGACGCGCTAGCCCCGGCCGCGCTCGCCTTGCTGCGATTGATCGAGACCAGCCCACCCGGCCCCAGCCCGGCGCCCACCCGCGGCGCCCGGCGCAGCAGGCGCGCCGCTCGCGATTAG
- a CDS encoding ABC transporter ATP-binding protein, whose product MESKVSPPGNAGAATELPAVSLAGIDITFHLQGGQRYQAVKKIDLAVAPGEFVSVVGPTGCGKSTLLNAAAGLLTPSAGKVTIFGQPLSGLNRRAGYLFQQDALMPWKTALDNVKVALEPMGVSDAEADKRARDWLGRVGLRAFVERYPHMLSGGQRKRVALAQMLIRDPEILLMDEPFGPLDAQTRQIMGNLLLDLWSKDRKALIFVTHDLEEAIALSDRVVVMSAGPAAGIVADYKVPLPRPRDIAEIRLEKAFHEIHRDIWTSLRVEVQKAYAMGEGKELVEGAAS is encoded by the coding sequence ATGGAGTCCAAGGTCAGCCCGCCCGGCAATGCGGGCGCGGCAACAGAACTGCCGGCGGTCAGCCTCGCCGGCATCGACATCACCTTCCATCTCCAGGGCGGCCAGCGCTACCAGGCGGTGAAGAAGATCGACCTTGCCGTCGCGCCGGGCGAGTTCGTCTCAGTGGTCGGGCCAACCGGCTGCGGCAAGTCGACCCTGCTCAACGCTGCCGCTGGCCTGCTGACGCCGTCCGCCGGCAAGGTCACGATCTTCGGCCAGCCGCTTTCGGGCCTCAACCGCCGCGCCGGCTATCTCTTCCAGCAGGATGCGCTGATGCCGTGGAAGACGGCGCTCGACAACGTCAAGGTCGCGCTCGAGCCGATGGGCGTTTCCGACGCCGAGGCCGACAAGCGGGCCCGCGACTGGCTTGGACGGGTGGGCCTGCGCGCCTTCGTCGAGCGCTATCCGCACATGCTGTCAGGTGGCCAGCGCAAGCGCGTGGCGCTGGCGCAGATGCTGATCCGCGATCCCGAGATCCTCCTGATGGACGAGCCCTTTGGGCCGCTCGACGCGCAGACCCGCCAGATCATGGGCAATCTCCTGCTCGATCTCTGGAGCAAGGATCGCAAGGCGCTGATCTTCGTGACGCACGACCTCGAGGAGGCGATCGCGCTGTCCGACCGGGTGGTGGTGATGTCGGCCGGACCCGCCGCCGGCATCGTCGCCGATTACAAGGTGCCGTTGCCGCGCCCGCGCGATATTGCCGAGATCAGGCTGGAGAAGGCTTTCCACGAGATCCACCGCGACATCTGGACCTCGCTCCGGGTCGAGGTCCAGAAGGCCTATGCCATGGGCGAGGGCAAGGAACTGGTCGAGGGAGCCGCGTCATGA
- a CDS encoding DUF1127 domain-containing protein, whose amino-acid sequence MISFIIGSAKPVLAAVDVLGRLLDGISHWLQSRRDYRTLCDMTERDLRDLGLRDSDLRDATAAPFFGDPTAIISLRAEERRGLAGGENVDEVLRGLSAGAPARQARIAKESDSASTCRVVFLRAAE is encoded by the coding sequence ATGATCAGCTTCATCATCGGATCGGCCAAGCCCGTGCTCGCGGCGGTCGATGTTCTCGGGCGGCTTCTTGACGGGATCAGCCACTGGCTGCAATCGCGCCGCGACTATCGCACCCTCTGCGACATGACCGAGCGCGACCTGCGCGATCTCGGTTTGCGCGACAGCGATCTGCGCGACGCGACGGCCGCTCCATTCTTCGGCGACCCGACCGCGATCATCTCGCTACGCGCCGAGGAGCGGCGCGGCCTGGCGGGTGGGGAAAACGTCGACGAGGTCCTGCGCGGCTTGAGCGCGGGAGCGCCGGCTCGGCAGGCGCGGATCGCTAAAGAATCCGACAGCGCCAGCACGTGTCGGGTGGTCTTTCTCAGGGCGGCCGAATGA
- a CDS encoding DUF3592 domain-containing protein, whose product MELDVHDRITADPTPEDIARAIDERGDDPDWFINLSDDDGYVEAERDERGRFRLAYHSGKARFDAAETVDAAALKTIFLAYLSGDDSWRKNKNWLRKASPAKVAEAAGEPPVWAIAAVVASLALIFVIAEVLPESWVEWLPFAGTTLGNIALIALPIVVMVAAMVINAMLKVRRAKGWAQVPGHITHSQMTTRRPPAGNEIGTVVNVPAVAYTFKVGGQEYRGTRVSLGEISGKYAEEALLRYPLGAVVTVFYDPVDPGDCVLEREAPKGAVKGCGLLLLVVALLGGGFYWVVTQGAEVLKARMPDADVPVMLFAGLFGLAALLFFVAHRRYLSRANAWPVTQGEIVSSVIEQRRSTENGRTSTTYLPVIEFGYTVGGNRLHSRQVKLGLEVAGSESFAQKIVDRYPAGAKVDVHYDPQDPSNAALENPTETNWILLGVALACFAIALYASRAFR is encoded by the coding sequence ATGGAACTCGATGTTCACGATCGCATCACGGCCGATCCGACGCCTGAGGACATCGCTCGCGCCATCGATGAGCGCGGCGACGATCCCGACTGGTTCATCAACCTCTCCGACGATGACGGCTATGTCGAAGCCGAGCGTGACGAGCGCGGCCGGTTCCGACTGGCCTATCATTCGGGCAAGGCAAGGTTCGATGCCGCCGAGACGGTCGATGCCGCGGCGCTGAAGACGATCTTTCTTGCCTATCTCAGCGGCGACGATAGCTGGCGCAAGAACAAGAACTGGCTGCGCAAGGCGTCGCCGGCCAAGGTTGCCGAAGCTGCCGGCGAGCCGCCGGTCTGGGCGATCGCGGCGGTGGTCGCCTCGCTCGCGCTGATCTTCGTGATCGCGGAAGTGCTGCCGGAGAGCTGGGTGGAGTGGCTGCCTTTCGCCGGGACGACCCTCGGCAATATCGCGCTGATCGCGCTACCCATCGTCGTGATGGTCGCCGCGATGGTGATCAACGCGATGCTCAAGGTGCGGCGCGCCAAAGGCTGGGCGCAGGTGCCGGGGCACATCACTCATTCGCAGATGACGACGCGTCGCCCGCCCGCCGGCAACGAGATAGGGACCGTCGTGAACGTCCCGGCTGTCGCCTACACCTTCAAGGTCGGGGGGCAGGAGTATCGCGGCACGCGCGTCAGCCTCGGGGAGATCAGTGGCAAATATGCCGAGGAGGCGCTGCTGCGCTACCCGCTTGGCGCGGTCGTGACCGTCTTCTACGATCCGGTCGATCCCGGCGATTGCGTGCTGGAACGTGAGGCGCCCAAGGGAGCGGTCAAGGGTTGCGGACTCCTGCTGCTCGTCGTGGCGCTGCTTGGTGGCGGGTTCTACTGGGTGGTGACGCAGGGGGCCGAGGTTCTCAAGGCACGGATGCCGGATGCGGATGTCCCGGTGATGCTGTTTGCCGGCCTGTTCGGACTGGCGGCGCTGCTGTTTTTCGTCGCTCACCGGCGCTATCTCTCCCGCGCCAATGCCTGGCCGGTCACGCAAGGCGAGATCGTCTCCAGCGTCATCGAGCAGCGCCGCTCGACGGAGAATGGCAGGACGAGCACGACCTATCTTCCAGTCATCGAGTTCGGCTACACGGTCGGCGGCAACCGCCTGCACAGCCGGCAGGTGAAGCTCGGCCTGGAGGTGGCGGGATCGGAGAGCTTCGCGCAGAAGATCGTCGATCGCTATCCGGCCGGGGCGAAGGTCGACGTGCACTATGATCCGCAGGACCCGTCGAACGCCGCTCTTGAAAACCCGACGGAGACGAACTGGATTCTGCTCGGCGTCGCGCTCGCCTGCTTCGCCATCGCGCTCTATGCGAGTCGCGCCTTCCGCTAG
- a CDS encoding cupin domain-containing protein, giving the protein MLQALSAMVGGSALAAASSSVEAKDSSELPPPKRALTGRDAAGKSVFKSFDVTSKVVEIDSNPGLTFYELYMTEGVPQLTGLEPDPMLKGTVAFPGPGGTMFRLISYPPKRPEGWKPPAGVTFKSALEEMSEKVPRMGEHFDLSAPGMHTSDTIDYGVVVRGEMTLELDDGQTVHLRQGDCIVQNGTRHRWRNPLPEPCLMAFISVGGKRG; this is encoded by the coding sequence TTGCTCCAGGCGCTCTCCGCCATGGTCGGCGGCAGCGCTTTGGCGGCAGCGTCATCATCAGTCGAGGCCAAGGATTCAAGCGAGTTGCCGCCACCGAAGCGGGCGCTGACCGGCCGCGATGCAGCCGGCAAGTCGGTGTTCAAATCCTTCGACGTCACGTCCAAGGTCGTGGAGATCGACTCCAATCCGGGGCTGACCTTCTACGAACTCTACATGACCGAGGGCGTGCCGCAGCTGACCGGCCTGGAACCCGATCCGATGCTGAAAGGCACGGTCGCCTTTCCCGGCCCCGGCGGCACGATGTTCCGCCTCATCTCCTATCCGCCGAAGCGGCCCGAGGGCTGGAAACCGCCAGCCGGCGTGACCTTCAAGAGCGCGCTGGAGGAAATGTCGGAGAAGGTCCCGCGCATGGGCGAGCATTTCGACCTCAGCGCACCGGGCATGCATACCTCGGACACCATCGACTACGGGGTCGTGGTTCGTGGCGAGATGACGCTGGAACTGGACGACGGACAAACCGTCCATCTGCGCCAGGGCGACTGCATCGTGCAGAACGGCACCCGGCATCGCTGGCGCAACCCGCTGCCGGAACCCTGCCTCATGGCCTTCATCTCGGTCGGCGGCAAACGGGGCTGA
- a CDS encoding ComEA family DNA-binding protein, which yields MTMSRFAISLAALALAAGPAFAQTATQPTTPAKPAAPVTTPAAPAAKPAAPAATQAQAKKVNINTASASELEQLKGIGEARSKKIVEERAKAKFKNFDDLVKRSVLPSNVEADIKDHVTF from the coding sequence ATGACCATGTCTCGTTTCGCCATCAGCCTCGCTGCGCTTGCTCTCGCCGCCGGCCCGGCCTTCGCGCAGACCGCGACCCAGCCAACGACCCCGGCCAAGCCGGCCGCGCCCGTGACCACGCCGGCCGCTCCCGCAGCAAAGCCTGCCGCACCTGCCGCCACCCAGGCCCAGGCCAAGAAGGTCAACATCAACACCGCCAGCGCCAGCGAGCTCGAGCAGCTCAAGGGCATCGGCGAGGCTCGCTCCAAGAAGATCGTCGAGGAGCGCGCCAAGGCGAAGTTCAAGAACTTCGACGATCTGGTGAAGCGCAGCGTGCTGCCCTCGAATGTCGAAGCCGACATCAAGGACCACGTTACCTTCTGA
- a CDS encoding nuclear transport factor 2 family protein → MMASLHSGAIFFGGPFKTHAGLAVAVARDCAVDARRGDMIERAAIETLIRDAYAARHRGDLDALMDYFHPECSYRLAGGPQAAEVFVQPDGLEAVREQMAGLIATYVFSNIEELAMTVDGETATLHWRADVACKPTGRSGSFEIMDVFTVSDGKLKSVTQFTDTAGVARLSSV, encoded by the coding sequence ATGATGGCGTCGCTTCATAGCGGCGCCATTTTCTTTGGCGGGCCATTCAAAACGCACGCTGGACTTGCGGTTGCCGTGGCGCGAGATTGTGCCGTTGACGCAAGGAGAGGCGACATGATCGAGCGTGCTGCGATCGAAACCCTCATTCGGGATGCCTATGCCGCCCGTCATCGCGGCGATCTCGATGCGCTGATGGATTATTTCCACCCAGAGTGCAGCTACCGCCTCGCGGGAGGGCCGCAGGCCGCCGAAGTCTTCGTGCAGCCGGATGGTTTAGAAGCTGTCCGCGAGCAGATGGCTGGGCTGATTGCGACTTATGTCTTCAGCAATATCGAGGAGCTGGCGATGACGGTCGACGGCGAGACGGCCACCCTGCACTGGCGCGCCGACGTCGCATGCAAGCCGACGGGCCGCAGCGGTTCTTTCGAGATCATGGACGTCTTCACCGTCTCCGATGGCAAGCTGAAGAGCGTCACGCAATTCACCGACACTGCCGGCGTGGCGCGGCTGAGCAGCGTCTGA
- the ilvC gene encoding ketol-acid reductoisomerase — protein MRVYYDRDADINLIKGKKVCIVGYGSQGHAHALNLRDSGVKDVIIALKAGSATRKKAEEAGFKVMTPSEAAKVSDIMMMLTPDELQGDIYRDELHGNMKEGAALLFAHGLNVHFNLIEPRKDLDVLMVAPKGPGHTVRSEYQRGGGVPTLIAIHQDATGNAHDLGLSYASANGGGRAGIIETTFKEECETDLFGEQVVLCGGLVELIKAGYETLTEAGYAPEMAYFECLHEVKLIVDLIYEGGIANMNYSISNTAEFGEYVTGPRIITAETKAEMKRVLTDIQSGKFTRDWMLENKVNQTSFKATRARYAAHPIEEVGAKLRDMMPWIKAKALVDKTKN, from the coding sequence ATGCGCGTTTATTACGATCGCGACGCCGACATCAACCTGATCAAGGGCAAGAAGGTCTGCATCGTCGGCTACGGCTCGCAGGGCCATGCCCATGCGCTCAACCTGCGCGATTCCGGCGTCAAGGACGTCATCATCGCCCTGAAGGCCGGCTCGGCCACCCGCAAGAAGGCTGAAGAGGCCGGCTTCAAGGTCATGACCCCGTCCGAGGCCGCCAAGGTCTCCGACATCATGATGATGCTGACCCCGGACGAGCTGCAGGGCGACATCTATCGCGACGAGTTGCACGGCAACATGAAGGAGGGCGCCGCCCTTCTGTTCGCGCACGGCCTCAACGTCCATTTCAACCTGATCGAGCCGCGCAAGGACCTCGACGTGCTGATGGTCGCCCCGAAGGGCCCGGGCCACACCGTCCGCTCCGAGTATCAGCGCGGCGGCGGCGTGCCGACCCTGATCGCGATCCACCAGGACGCGACCGGCAACGCCCATGACCTCGGCCTCTCCTACGCTTCGGCCAATGGCGGCGGCCGCGCCGGTATCATCGAGACGACCTTCAAGGAAGAGTGCGAGACCGATCTGTTCGGCGAGCAGGTCGTGCTCTGCGGCGGTCTGGTCGAGCTGATCAAGGCCGGCTACGAGACGCTGACCGAGGCCGGCTATGCCCCCGAGATGGCCTATTTCGAGTGCCTGCACGAGGTGAAGCTGATCGTCGACCTGATCTACGAGGGCGGCATCGCCAATATGAACTATTCGATCTCGAACACCGCCGAGTTCGGCGAGTACGTCACCGGCCCGCGCATCATCACCGCCGAGACCAAGGCCGAGATGAAGCGCGTGCTGACCGACATCCAGTCGGGCAAGTTCACCCGCGACTGGATGCTGGAGAACAAGGTCAACCAGACCTCGTTCAAGGCGACCCGCGCCCGCTATGCCGCCCATCCGATCGAGGAAGTCGGCGCCAAGCTGCGCGACATGATGCCCTGGATCAAGGCCAAGGCGCTGGTCGATAAGACCAAGAACTGA
- a CDS encoding helix-turn-helix transcriptional regulator: MSQFSVSKLLDSEIVLVRDIVCSGECRHRSGEECAHATHLVFPYRGVFVRHVGREDVVAESNQVLFFNPHEGYQVSHPVPGGDACLDLRFGEDALHELVPAELLREGTSSFLTQHRRIDPRAQVLVALLRHSLQRGVAEPLEAEKVALTLVRRALGERTSHAAGASIGRRKLVDRAKLTMASDLARRWTLAEIAREVGVSPVYLTQVFAQVEAVPLYRYQLRLRLARALDLLGEYDDLTQLGLELGFSSHSHFSAAFRQAYGRTPAEFQRSLNLR, encoded by the coding sequence ATGTCGCAGTTCTCGGTAAGCAAGCTGCTCGACAGCGAGATCGTGTTGGTGCGCGATATCGTCTGTTCCGGCGAGTGCCGGCATCGCAGCGGCGAGGAATGCGCGCATGCGACCCATCTCGTCTTCCCCTATCGCGGCGTCTTCGTACGCCATGTCGGGCGCGAGGACGTGGTCGCGGAGAGCAACCAGGTCCTGTTCTTCAATCCGCATGAGGGCTACCAGGTCAGCCACCCCGTTCCGGGCGGTGATGCCTGTCTCGATCTGCGGTTTGGTGAGGACGCTCTCCACGAGCTCGTGCCGGCCGAGCTGCTGCGGGAGGGCACGAGCTCCTTCCTGACGCAGCACCGTCGAATCGATCCGCGTGCGCAAGTGCTCGTCGCCTTGCTGCGGCACAGCCTGCAGCGCGGCGTCGCCGAACCGCTCGAAGCGGAGAAGGTGGCGCTGACCCTGGTGCGGAGGGCGCTGGGCGAACGGACCTCGCATGCGGCCGGGGCCTCCATCGGTCGGCGCAAGCTGGTCGACCGGGCGAAGCTCACGATGGCCTCCGATCTCGCCCGGCGCTGGACGCTGGCCGAGATCGCGCGCGAGGTCGGGGTCTCGCCGGTTTACCTCACCCAGGTCTTCGCCCAGGTGGAGGCCGTGCCGCTCTACCGCTATCAGTTGCGGCTGCGGCTGGCGCGGGCACTCGACTTGCTGGGCGAGTATGACGACCTGACCCAGCTTGGGCTCGAACTCGGCTTCTCCAGCCACAGCCATTTCAGCGCGGCCTTCCGGCAGGCCTATGGCCGCACGCCGGCGGAGTTCCAGCGCTCGCTCAATCTCCGCTGA
- a CDS encoding ABC transporter substrate-binding protein, producing MFFNRRAALAALAFSTALGLAPAFAQNAEKPKLTLGVGGKQLLYYLPLTVAEKKGFFKDQGLDVEINDFGGGAKSLQALVGGSVDVVTGAYEHTIRMQAKGQDIRAVIELGRFPAITIAVRKDLADKVKSAADFKGLKIGVTAPGSSTALTAQYAMVKAGLKATDAPIIGVGAGASAVAAIKQKQVDLISHLDPVTSKLESDGDVVSLIDTRTEAGTKALFGGSNPAAVLYLKNDFAEKNPVTTQKLVNALMKSLKWLETAKPEDVADLVPAEYHLGDKPLYLTAVKNSQESYSRTGIPTADAMKSMYDSLKLLDPELTNSNVDLTKTFIDSFAKKAAAGS from the coding sequence ATGTTTTTCAATCGCCGCGCGGCGCTCGCTGCGCTCGCCTTCAGCACTGCGCTCGGCCTCGCGCCGGCTTTCGCCCAGAATGCCGAGAAGCCCAAGCTGACGCTCGGTGTCGGTGGCAAGCAATTGCTCTATTATCTCCCGCTGACGGTCGCAGAGAAGAAGGGCTTCTTCAAGGACCAGGGGCTCGACGTCGAGATCAATGATTTCGGCGGTGGCGCCAAGTCGCTGCAGGCGCTGGTCGGCGGCTCGGTCGACGTCGTCACCGGCGCCTATGAGCACACCATCCGCATGCAGGCCAAGGGCCAGGACATCCGCGCCGTGATCGAGCTCGGGCGCTTCCCGGCGATCACGATCGCGGTGCGCAAGGACCTCGCCGACAAGGTGAAGTCAGCCGCCGACTTCAAGGGTTTGAAGATCGGCGTGACGGCGCCTGGTTCCTCAACGGCGCTGACGGCGCAATACGCCATGGTCAAGGCCGGCCTCAAGGCGACGGACGCGCCGATCATCGGCGTTGGCGCCGGCGCCAGCGCGGTTGCGGCGATCAAGCAGAAGCAGGTCGACCTGATCTCGCATCTCGATCCCGTCACCTCGAAGCTGGAATCGGACGGCGATGTCGTCTCGCTGATCGACACCCGCACGGAAGCCGGAACCAAGGCGCTGTTCGGTGGCTCGAACCCGGCGGCGGTGCTCTACCTCAAGAATGACTTCGCCGAGAAGAATCCGGTGACGACGCAGAAGCTCGTCAACGCGCTGATGAAGTCGTTGAAATGGCTGGAGACGGCCAAGCCAGAGGATGTCGCAGATCTCGTCCCGGCCGAGTACCATCTCGGTGACAAGCCGCTCTATCTGACCGCGGTGAAGAACTCGCAAGAGAGTTATTCGCGCACCGGTATCCCGACCGCCGACGCGATGAAGAGCATGTACGACTCGCTGAAACTGCTCGATCCGGAGCTGACTAACTCCAATGTCGACCTGACCAAGACCTTCATCGACTCGTTTGCGAAGAAGGCGGCCGCCGGGTCCTGA
- a CDS encoding DedA family protein, translating into MHELVAFMRNNQYWAAPIVFLIAFAECVAILSWLVPATVFFTAFGAIAGASGLNLVPLSLAAALGAASGFWLSYWIGLVLGPRVGDHWPLRNNPALLQRGHDFFEKWGVLGVAIGHFFGPIRAVIALVAGIVKMPFWPFQLANFAASFAWGFGLIYGAGRFSEYMMQFTGK; encoded by the coding sequence ATGCACGAGCTCGTCGCGTTCATGCGCAACAACCAATATTGGGCGGCGCCGATCGTCTTCCTCATCGCCTTCGCCGAATGCGTCGCGATCCTCTCCTGGTTGGTCCCGGCGACCGTCTTCTTCACAGCCTTTGGCGCAATCGCCGGCGCCTCCGGCCTCAATCTCGTGCCGCTCTCGCTCGCAGCGGCGCTCGGCGCGGCCTCCGGCTTCTGGCTCTCCTACTGGATCGGCCTCGTCCTCGGCCCTCGCGTCGGCGATCACTGGCCGTTGCGCAACAATCCCGCTTTGCTCCAGCGCGGACACGACTTCTTCGAGAAATGGGGCGTGCTCGGCGTCGCCATCGGTCATTTCTTCGGGCCGATCCGGGCGGTGATCGCGCTCGTCGCCGGCATCGTGAAGATGCCGTTCTGGCCCTTCCAGCTGGCGAACTTCGCCGCCTCCTTTGCCTGGGGCTTCGGCCTGATCTACGGCGCCGGGCGCTTCTCCGAGTACATGATGCAGTTCACCGGCAAATAG
- a CDS encoding ABC transporter permease: MNRVKLIGLQILVMVVFLAIWHIVTTTSLFGDIKTTQFFFSTPGEVLARTWKQLTGADIYYHLGITLTETVLAFVIGSAAGVFFGFAFARNALLAAVFDPYIKAANALPRVVLAPIFALWFGLGIWSKVALGFTLVFFIVFFNVYQGVKEVSPTVLANARMLGMNERQLFRHVYWPSALTWMFSSLHTSVGFALVGAVVGEYLGSSAGLGYKIHEAESVFDVTGVFSGMLILAIFVIVIDSLVTLVENRLLVWRPGQSSTTTT, translated from the coding sequence ATGAACCGCGTCAAGCTCATCGGTTTGCAGATTTTGGTCATGGTCGTCTTCCTGGCGATCTGGCACATCGTCACCACCACCAGCCTGTTTGGCGACATCAAGACGACGCAGTTCTTCTTCTCGACCCCCGGGGAGGTGCTGGCGCGGACCTGGAAGCAGCTCACCGGCGCCGACATCTATTACCACCTCGGCATCACCCTGACCGAGACGGTGCTCGCTTTCGTCATAGGCTCGGCGGCCGGCGTCTTCTTCGGCTTCGCCTTCGCCCGGAACGCGCTGCTGGCGGCGGTGTTCGACCCCTACATCAAGGCGGCGAACGCCCTGCCGCGCGTCGTGCTGGCGCCGATCTTTGCGCTCTGGTTCGGCCTCGGCATCTGGTCGAAGGTGGCGCTCGGCTTCACGCTGGTGTTCTTCATCGTCTTCTTCAACGTCTACCAGGGCGTGAAGGAGGTCTCGCCGACGGTTCTGGCTAATGCCCGCATGCTCGGCATGAACGAGCGCCAGCTCTTTCGCCATGTCTACTGGCCCTCGGCGCTGACCTGGATGTTCTCCTCGCTGCACACCTCGGTCGGCTTTGCGCTGGTCGGGGCGGTGGTCGGCGAATATCTCGGCTCGTCGGCGGGGCTTGGCTACAAGATCCACGAGGCCGAGAGTGTCTTCGACGTCACCGGCGTGTTCTCCGGCATGTTGATCCTGGCGATCTTCGTGATCGTGATCGATTCACTGGTGACGCTGGTCGAGAACCGCCTGCTGGTCTGGCGACCGGGGCAGAGCTCGACGACGACGACCTAA
- a CDS encoding carbon-nitrogen hydrolase family protein, producing MTDTEAGSLTVGLAQIAPVWLDRARTLDKVVAWVERAAEAGCGFVVFGEALVPGYPFWIEHTDGARFESPLQKELHALYLEQAVQIEAGHLDAVCAAAMKAGIAVMLGIIERPVDRGGHSIYCSRVHIAADGTIASVHRKLMPTYEERLSWAPGDGHGLQVHRVGPFTVGGLNCFENWMPLSRAALYAQGENLHVALWPGNLRNTEGTTRFLAREGRSYVLAVSGLLRQSDVPADHPAAAMLASCPNVLANGGSCIAGPDGEWVVEPVTGREYLLVAQLDHREVWRERQNFDQAGHYARPDVTRLIVDRRRQGMASFLDGVMS from the coding sequence ATGACTGATACCGAAGCCGGTTCGCTGACCGTTGGCCTTGCCCAGATTGCACCCGTCTGGCTCGACCGGGCTCGGACGCTGGACAAGGTCGTTGCCTGGGTCGAGCGCGCCGCAGAGGCCGGCTGTGGCTTCGTCGTCTTCGGTGAGGCGCTCGTGCCGGGCTATCCCTTCTGGATCGAGCATACCGACGGGGCGCGGTTCGAATCGCCGCTGCAGAAGGAGCTTCACGCGCTCTATCTCGAACAGGCCGTGCAGATCGAAGCCGGCCATCTCGACGCCGTCTGCGCTGCTGCAATGAAGGCTGGCATCGCCGTCATGCTCGGCATCATCGAGCGGCCGGTCGATCGCGGCGGACACAGCATCTACTGCTCGCGGGTTCATATCGCGGCCGACGGGACGATCGCCTCGGTCCATCGGAAGCTGATGCCAACCTATGAGGAGCGGCTGAGCTGGGCGCCGGGAGACGGGCATGGTCTGCAGGTTCACCGTGTCGGGCCGTTCACGGTCGGCGGGCTGAACTGCTTCGAGAACTGGATGCCGCTGTCGCGGGCGGCGCTTTATGCGCAGGGGGAGAACCTGCATGTCGCGCTCTGGCCGGGAAACCTGCGTAACACCGAAGGCACCACCCGTTTCCTGGCGCGGGAGGGGCGCAGCTATGTCCTCGCCGTCTCCGGGCTGCTGCGCCAATCGGACGTTCCGGCCGACCATCCGGCGGCGGCGATGCTCGCCAGTTGCCCGAACGTGCTGGCCAATGGCGGTTCCTGCATCGCCGGCCCGGATGGCGAATGGGTGGTGGAGCCGGTCACCGGGCGCGAGTATCTTCTGGTCGCGCAGCTCGACCACCGCGAAGTCTGGCGTGAGCGGCAGAATTTCGACCAGGCGGGCCACTACGCTCGCCCCGACGTGACGAGGCTGATCGTCGACAGGCGGCGTCAGGGGATGGCTTCGTTTCTCGACGGGGTCATGTCCTAG